CCACTTTCAATGTATTCGTTGACTACTTTGTTGATTTCAGAACGAAGACGATCTAAAAgacagaataaaaattgaaaggttCGAGTTTTAATGTTTATCAATCACTCACCAGTAACTTCAGTTTTCTTTGGAGTCATCAGCTGTGAAACAATGTTACTAACATCTCCTTGACGTCCTTGTGGACGGGCATTTGCGATATCCAGATCATGCAAAGACACGTTTTGAACAATATCTTTAGACTTTCTAACATCTCCTTTCGGCATTGGCACAAACTCGTCAGCCTCGAGGTCAAACTCAGATGCATATACATCACACCGTCCAACTCGTTTAACGATTCCTGAGTTCGCTTCAATATAGATGACATCACCAACTTCTACTCGTTGCTTCAAAATCGAGTCATAGATGCTTGGATCCAATTTCAGTTGCTTGCTTCCTTTTGCTGTTTTCAAAGAAAGGACAAGATGAGAGATGGTTTTTCCCATTCCGGAATTATCTGAAGCTTCGACGGGGCTCAACTCTGTAACTTCTCCCTCGTACACATCTTTGGTTTCCTTAACACGCAGACCAATAGCTCTTCTGAAACTTCTCATGAGCACTTCCGTTTTCTTTACTTCATTGGAAAAGACCTCGCTTGCAACAAGTGGCACAAATGGAACGCCGTCACCCAACTCCTGTGACATTGCAAGCGCGATTGCAGTTTTTCCAGTGGCGGGTGGTCCAGCAATCAATACAGCTCGTCCGGCCATACACTTCAATCGAATCATATCAACTACAATTGATGCAGCTGTTCTGGCGGGTGCTTGGCCAACGAATCCAGCAGCCTgtagaaataatattttatttagcATAGGCTTTATTTCATAAGTAGTTATTGAAATTGgacaattgaaaaagaaacctCATAGTGAGCTTCTTGTGTTTCTGTGTCAATTCCGAGTCCCTTGACGTGACTGTGAGCCGCAATGCGTTTAATTTGCTTTGGAGTTggttttacctgaaaaattcgatttaaaatactaggtttttcaaaaattagctcaCTTCTTCGATTGGTGCAAGTCTTGAAGAAGAAGTACCAGATATTGCCTCATCGACTTCCATATCCATTATTTTACGAAAGCGTCAGCGTGAAAATagaatgaaaaatagaaatttagggaaagaaaataaaattcgaaaat
This is a stretch of genomic DNA from Caenorhabditis elegans chromosome V. It encodes these proteins:
- the ruvb-1 gene encoding RuvB-like 1 (Confirmed by transcript evidence), whose protein sequence is MDMEVDEAISGTSSSRLAPIEEVKPTPKQIKRIAAHSHVKGLGIDTETQEAHYEAAGFVGQAPARTAASIVVDMIRLKCMAGRAVLIAGPPATGKTAIALAMSQELGDGVPFVPLVASEVFSNEVKKTEVLMRSFRRAIGLRVKETKDVYEGEVTELSPVEASDNSGMGKTISHLVLSLKTAKGSKQLKLDPSIYDSILKQRVEVGDVIYIEANSGIVKRVGRCDVYASEFDLEADEFVPMPKGDVRKSKDIVQNVSLHDLDIANARPQGRQGDVSNIVSQLMTPKKTEVTDRLRSEINKVVNEYIESGVAELMPGVLFIDEVHMLDVECFTYLYRALESPMAPVVVFATNRGTTTVRGLGDKAPHGIPPEMLDRLMIIPTMKYNEEDIRKILVHRTEAENVQFEEKAFDLLSKVGAEKSLRYALQLIAPARLCAQTCGREVIEVEDVDRCTKLFMDRGESLKKAEEEMRQPKNKK